One Acinetobacter colistiniresistens DNA segment encodes these proteins:
- a CDS encoding LLM class flavin-dependent oxidoreductase — translation MTKKIRFNAFEMNCIAHQSPGLWRHPLDRSTEYKDLAYWTDLAKILERGKFDGVFIADVLGIYDVYHQSAEYALTGAVQVPVNDPLQIVPAMAAVTQHLGFGLTTSISFEHPYPFARRMSTLDHLTKGRIGWNIVTSYLESGSKNLGLQTQVSHDQRYDIADEYLEVLYKLWEGSWEQDAVLRDKERGIFADHRKVHPINHQGQYFSVPGIHICEPSPQRTPVLYQAGASSRGQLFASQNAECVFISAPTKAAVKKLVQGIRSNLVEQGKDPHSVLIYTMLSIVVDESDAKAQAKFKDYQSYASYHGGLTLASGWSGVDFSQFHAEDKVEYIHTDAIQSMLDSYVKADPNRVWTIEEIAKFISIGGNGPILVGSAATVADQLQAWAEETDIDGFNLAYILAHQSFEDVVEYLVPELQQRGVYATEYAAGTLREKLFGQGPLLTEPHRGAGYRSLSTTKAVNHPELA, via the coding sequence ATGACCAAGAAAATTAGATTTAATGCCTTTGAAATGAACTGTATTGCGCATCAATCACCTGGATTGTGGCGTCACCCTTTGGATCGCTCAACTGAATATAAAGATCTTGCGTATTGGACCGATTTGGCCAAAATCTTAGAGCGTGGCAAGTTTGATGGTGTGTTTATAGCCGATGTTTTAGGCATTTATGATGTTTACCATCAATCCGCTGAATATGCGCTCACAGGTGCTGTGCAAGTTCCGGTCAATGATCCTTTGCAAATCGTGCCTGCTATGGCAGCCGTGACCCAACATTTGGGCTTCGGCCTCACCACCTCGATTTCTTTTGAACACCCATATCCTTTTGCACGGCGCATGAGTACCTTGGATCATCTGACCAAAGGTCGTATCGGCTGGAATATTGTCACTTCCTACCTTGAAAGTGGTTCAAAAAACTTAGGTCTTCAAACCCAAGTCAGCCATGATCAACGTTATGACATCGCCGATGAATATTTAGAGGTTCTCTATAAGCTTTGGGAAGGCTCTTGGGAACAAGATGCGGTGTTGCGTGATAAAGAGCGCGGTATTTTTGCAGACCATCGTAAAGTCCATCCGATCAATCATCAAGGTCAGTATTTTAGCGTTCCCGGCATTCATATTTGCGAACCGTCACCGCAACGCACCCCTGTACTCTATCAAGCAGGTGCCTCTAGTCGCGGCCAGTTATTTGCCAGTCAAAATGCCGAATGTGTGTTTATTTCTGCCCCCACTAAAGCTGCCGTCAAAAAACTGGTACAAGGCATTCGGTCCAACCTAGTTGAACAAGGCAAAGATCCCCATTCGGTTTTAATCTACACCATGCTGTCGATTGTGGTGGATGAAAGCGATGCCAAGGCCCAAGCAAAATTTAAAGACTATCAGAGCTATGCCAGTTATCACGGTGGACTCACTTTAGCCTCGGGCTGGTCGGGTGTCGATTTTTCGCAATTCCATGCCGAAGACAAAGTTGAATATATTCATACCGATGCGATTCAATCGATGCTCGATTCTTATGTCAAAGCCGACCCCAATCGAGTTTGGACCATTGAAGAGATCGCCAAATTTATTAGTATCGGTGGCAATGGTCCGATACTGGTCGGCTCGGCTGCAACTGTGGCCGATCAACTGCAAGCATGGGCGGAAGAAACCGATATTGATGGCTTTAACTTGGCCTATATTTTGGCGCATCAAAGCTTTGAAGATGTGGTGGAATATTTGGTGCCTGAGTTGCAACAACGCGGTGTCTATGCAACTGAGTATGCTGCAGGAACACTACGTGAGAAACTGTTTGGTCAAGGTCCGCTACTGACAGAACCACACCGTGGGGCAGGCTATCGCTCTCTTTCAACAACGAAAGCCGTCAATCATCCAGAACTCGCTTAG
- a CDS encoding DUF4870 family protein — protein sequence MNYSVDQDPNRTLTLVLYVLYIIAIFTGGLLAIIALIINYVKRSDVQGSIFESHFTWQIRTFWWYLAWNIIAFIPFSFLFLTGDNETAFAGVAISATTFAFAVIFGAWVWIVYRAIRGLIALNDNKPMYQD from the coding sequence ATGAATTATTCCGTTGATCAAGATCCAAACCGTACGTTAACGTTAGTGTTGTATGTGCTTTATATCATTGCGATTTTTACCGGTGGTCTATTGGCGATCATTGCCTTGATCATCAACTATGTCAAACGCAGTGACGTACAAGGTTCAATTTTTGAAAGTCACTTTACTTGGCAAATCCGCACCTTCTGGTGGTATTTGGCTTGGAATATCATTGCCTTTATTCCGTTCTCGTTCCTGTTCTTGACAGGGGACAATGAGACTGCCTTTGCTGGTGTGGCGATTTCTGCAACCACTTTCGCCTTTGCCGTGATTTTTGGGGCATGGGTATGGATTGTGTATCGTGCCATCCGTGGCTTGATTGCCTTAAATGACAATAAACCGATGTATCAAGACTAA
- a CDS encoding DUF1294 domain-containing protein has translation MRDQGRLVEWFDDKGYGFIQPNDAHKDRVFIHIKDFARTGPRPIVGCAVEYVVILDERGRYRAQQATYLKASQVFEHKAKAVKPTASKPWSAMQIAIVIYIVFMVIASLSKLLPPYTLLFVSLMNVLSYWLYAQDKEAAQLGNRRIPEQTLHIVDSLGGWCGGWLAQQKLRHKTQKQPFGKIYFCTIVFHILLICWLISPLNVFY, from the coding sequence ATGCGAGATCAAGGTCGCTTAGTTGAATGGTTTGATGACAAAGGTTATGGTTTTATTCAACCGAATGATGCGCATAAAGACCGTGTTTTTATTCATATTAAAGACTTTGCTCGTACGGGGCCACGACCGATTGTGGGCTGTGCTGTGGAGTATGTGGTGATTCTGGACGAGCGTGGTCGTTATCGCGCTCAGCAGGCGACTTATCTTAAAGCATCGCAAGTGTTTGAACATAAAGCCAAAGCTGTAAAGCCTACGGCTTCTAAACCTTGGTCAGCGATGCAGATTGCGATTGTGATTTATATCGTCTTTATGGTGATTGCCAGCCTTAGCAAATTACTGCCGCCGTATACCTTATTGTTTGTCAGCTTGATGAATGTGTTGAGCTATTGGCTGTATGCCCAAGACAAAGAGGCGGCACAATTGGGCAATCGGCGTATTCCTGAACAAACTTTGCATATCGTGGATTCTTTGGGAGGATGGTGTGGGGGTTGGCTTGCGCAGCAAAAACTGAGACATAAAACACAAAAACAACCGTTTGGTAAGATTTATTTCTGTACCATAGTCTTCCATATATTGTTGATATGTTGGCTAATTTCTCCGCTCAATGTGTTCTATTGA